One window of Desulfobacca acetoxidans DSM 11109 genomic DNA carries:
- a CDS encoding DUF5661 family protein gives MQLPDYVPIVEVQRICQELGIRDWTQLPDPPQVLPDEAEKILQVVNVEKMDIPLEDFITGLEVELEHGTRFKDANVTNNHPILTGKIVLAHLKETMDYYQRLDIAELEGDLLKAMVAKKFDKAEKKYRALLKARAALAVLEAKAFA, from the coding sequence ATGCAATTGCCTGATTATGTTCCTATTGTCGAAGTACAACGGATATGTCAGGAGCTTGGCATCCGGGACTGGACCCAGCTCCCTGATCCCCCTCAGGTGCTGCCGGACGAGGCGGAAAAAATTCTGCAGGTTGTTAATGTCGAAAAAATGGATATACCTTTGGAGGATTTTATCACCGGTTTGGAAGTGGAATTAGAACATGGAACGCGATTCAAGGATGCCAACGTCACCAACAACCACCCCATATTGACCGGCAAGATTGTCCTGGCTCACCTGAAGGAGACCATGGATTATTATCAACGGTTAGATATCGCGGAGCTCGAAGGCGATCTACTCAAGGCCATGGTCGCAAAAAAGTTCGATAAGGCTGAAAAGAAGTATCGGGCCCTCTTGAAGGCCCGGGCTGCCCTGGCGGTCTTGGAAGCCAAGGCATTTGCCTGA
- a CDS encoding YceD family protein: MKKKSSFIVSIEQITWEGIDLPVSLGQEWFARWLQEAPDLEFSLGKPLTGVVHLEKHDDAILLRGNLQGELIYTCSRCLDVFAEPLNLAFEIFLKGSQTAVPDEERELTGEELNEDYISGEELDLDIYLREQILLALPLKPLCRPECAGLCWRCGANLNRESCSCRSSGFNPAFAGLEKLKQD, encoded by the coding sequence ATGAAAAAAAAATCATCGTTCATCGTTTCCATTGAGCAGATAACCTGGGAGGGGATAGATCTACCGGTGTCGTTGGGACAGGAATGGTTTGCCCGGTGGCTTCAGGAGGCCCCGGACCTTGAGTTTTCTCTGGGGAAGCCTCTTACGGGTGTTGTCCATCTGGAAAAGCACGACGATGCCATTTTGCTGCGCGGCAATCTCCAGGGGGAGCTCATCTACACCTGCAGCCGCTGTTTGGACGTCTTTGCCGAACCTCTGAATTTAGCCTTTGAAATTTTTCTTAAGGGTTCCCAGACGGCAGTGCCGGATGAGGAAAGGGAACTCACCGGCGAGGAATTAAACGAGGACTATATCAGCGGTGAAGAATTAGATCTCGATATTTATCTGCGCGAGCAGATTCTCTTAGCCCTGCCCCTGAAGCCGCTGTGCCGGCCAGAGTGTGCCGGTTTATGTTGGCGCTGCGGAGCAAACTTGAATCGAGAGAGCTGTTCCTGCCGCTCTTCCGGTTTTAACCCCGCTTTTGCCGGGTTAGAGAAATTAAAACAGGATTGA
- the rpmF gene encoding 50S ribosomal protein L32, with amino-acid sequence MALPKHRTSKSKRNMRRSHDHLTLPQVAVCPQCGEPRLPHHACPHCGVYKGRLVIPKSEE; translated from the coding sequence GTGGCCCTACCGAAACATCGCACTTCTAAATCCAAACGGAACATGCGGCGCTCTCACGACCACCTCACCCTTCCTCAAGTCGCCGTTTGCCCTCAGTGCGGCGAACCCCGGTTGCCGCATCACGCCTGCCCGCATTGCGGCGTTTATAAAGGCCGGTTGGTTATCCCCAAATCCGAGGAATAA
- a CDS encoding acyl-CoA dehydrogenase family protein encodes MDYLLTEEQQMLQELALQIAHDRIKPVRAELDEHEIFPTELMRDLAQADLFGVIIPEQYGGLGLGCMENCLVLEALSTGCVGIATTFAATFLGAYPFLLYGSEDQKKRYLPPLAKGDHLAAFALTESQAGSDAGAIQTIAVRDGDSYILNGTKQWITNAGEAGIYTVIALSDRSKGARGASAFIVEADDPGISFGKKEQKMGIRASVTREIVFQNCRIPANRLIAKEGFGFVIALKTLDFSRPGVGALALGLAQAALEEAVIFARERQQFGHPIISFQAVQHMLANMATQLEAARALVYAVARAIDHDPKEFSKESAMAKLFPTDMAMQVTTDAVQILGGHGYMREYPVEKMMRDAKILQIFEGTNQILRNVIGQALNKEFSKKR; translated from the coding sequence ATGGATTACTTGCTGACGGAAGAACAGCAGATGCTCCAGGAGTTGGCCCTCCAGATCGCGCATGACCGCATCAAGCCGGTGCGGGCGGAGCTGGACGAACATGAAATTTTTCCGACTGAACTCATGCGGGATCTGGCCCAGGCCGATCTTTTTGGGGTGATTATTCCGGAGCAGTATGGCGGTTTAGGGTTGGGCTGCATGGAAAACTGTCTGGTATTGGAGGCTCTCAGCACCGGTTGTGTCGGGATTGCCACCACTTTTGCGGCCACCTTTCTGGGCGCCTACCCCTTCCTGCTGTATGGCTCGGAAGACCAAAAAAAGCGTTATCTGCCGCCCTTAGCCAAGGGAGACCATTTAGCCGCCTTTGCCTTAACCGAATCGCAGGCGGGCAGCGACGCCGGTGCTATCCAGACCATTGCGGTACGGGATGGCGACAGCTATATCCTCAATGGTACGAAACAGTGGATCACCAATGCCGGCGAGGCGGGTATCTATACGGTGATCGCCCTGAGCGACCGCAGCAAAGGAGCCCGCGGGGCCAGTGCCTTTATTGTCGAAGCCGATGATCCTGGCATCTCCTTTGGCAAAAAAGAACAGAAAATGGGCATCCGGGCCTCGGTAACGCGGGAGATTGTCTTCCAAAACTGCCGGATTCCGGCCAATCGCCTTATTGCCAAAGAAGGCTTCGGTTTTGTCATCGCCCTCAAGACCCTGGACTTTTCTCGTCCGGGGGTGGGCGCCCTGGCCCTGGGTCTGGCCCAGGCCGCTCTGGAGGAGGCGGTGATCTTTGCCCGAGAGCGCCAGCAGTTCGGACACCCGATCATCTCTTTTCAGGCGGTGCAGCATATGCTGGCGAATATGGCCACCCAGCTTGAGGCGGCCCGGGCACTGGTCTATGCCGTAGCTCGGGCTATTGATCATGATCCCAAAGAGTTTTCCAAAGAATCTGCCATGGCCAAACTATTTCCTACCGATATGGCCATGCAGGTAACCACCGATGCAGTCCAGATCCTTGGCGGCCATGGGTATATGCGCGAATACCCGGTGGAGAAGATGATGCGGGATGCCAAAATCTTGCAGATTTTTGAGGGTACCAACCAGATCTTGCGCAATGTCATCGGTCAGGCCCTTAATAAGGAATTCAGCAAAAAACGCTAA
- a CDS encoding electron transfer flavoprotein subunit beta/FixA family protein — MKIIVCLKQVPESQDVRLDPATHNLQREGVKSIINPFDLYALEEGLRVREQQGGEVIVLSMGPPQAEAALREALSYGADQAFLLSDRAFAGADTWATAFTLAAAVRRLGGADLIFCGKQAIDGDTAQVGPEMAAFLDIPHVAWARKLVFVRPELLQVERLLDHGYDRVEVQLPALITIVKEINEPRLPSFKAKLRAKSATIPVYGLADLSLGEEQVGFKGSFTRVVKVFPPPPRGQREILAGTATEMAATLWSRLQQLQRR; from the coding sequence ATGAAGATTATTGTCTGTCTGAAACAGGTTCCCGAGAGCCAGGATGTACGCCTGGATCCGGCGACTCACAACCTGCAACGCGAGGGAGTCAAAAGTATCATCAACCCTTTTGACCTCTATGCCCTTGAAGAAGGTTTGCGGGTGCGGGAGCAGCAGGGCGGTGAAGTTATTGTATTAAGCATGGGTCCCCCCCAGGCCGAAGCGGCGCTGCGGGAGGCGCTTTCCTATGGTGCCGATCAAGCCTTTCTGTTATCTGACCGGGCGTTTGCCGGGGCTGATACGTGGGCCACTGCCTTCACCCTGGCCGCTGCCGTGCGCCGTCTGGGTGGCGCCGACCTGATCTTTTGCGGCAAACAGGCCATCGACGGCGATACGGCCCAGGTCGGGCCGGAAATGGCCGCTTTCCTGGATATTCCACATGTAGCCTGGGCCCGTAAACTGGTTTTTGTCAGGCCGGAGCTGCTACAGGTAGAGCGGTTGCTAGACCACGGCTATGACCGCGTCGAGGTTCAATTACCGGCCCTGATCACGATAGTCAAAGAAATCAATGAGCCCCGCCTCCCTTCTTTTAAAGCCAAGTTGCGGGCTAAATCTGCTACCATTCCGGTTTATGGCCTGGCCGATCTGTCGCTTGGCGAAGAACAGGTTGGTTTTAAAGGCTCTTTTACGAGGGTGGTGAAGGTTTTTCCCCCGCCGCCGCGCGGACAGCGGGAGATCTTAGCCGGTACCGCTACAGAGATGGCCGCAACTCTCTGGTCCCGGTTGCAGCAGTTGCAGCGGCGGTAG
- a CDS encoding electron transfer flavoprotein subunit alpha has product MSVIINLERCTGCGQCLDACPFGLLYLLDGRLMVDDGCTLCGACVEVCEYGALSLPATEAGSSEVYRPHGGIWIFAEQRGGRMAPVSLELLGEARRLAARMQVPVAAVLFGHQVQELTAGLIAGGADKVYLVDHPRLADFVEEPYAAALTALARREQPEIILAGATYLGRAFIPRVAALLDTGLTADCTAFDLETETNLLLQTRPAFGGNIMATILTPRSYPQMATVRPRVMKKLALQSDREGTVIPVRLEELEQPFRSRFLETVSEITEAIPLGEAEVIVAGGRGLQDGKNFQLLEELADLLGGAVGATRAAVDAGWISYQHQIGQTGKTVAPRLYFACGISGAAQHLVGMQSSDFIVAINSDPQAPIFQIADIGLVGDMFEIIPALIQQIKASR; this is encoded by the coding sequence ATGTCTGTCATTATCAATCTCGAAAGGTGTACCGGGTGTGGGCAATGCCTGGATGCCTGTCCGTTTGGCCTGTTGTATCTGCTTGATGGCAGGCTTATGGTCGATGACGGCTGTACGCTCTGCGGCGCTTGTGTAGAGGTCTGTGAATACGGCGCTCTGAGCCTCCCTGCCACTGAGGCGGGGTCTTCGGAAGTTTATCGCCCTCATGGGGGCATCTGGATTTTTGCTGAGCAACGGGGTGGCCGCATGGCTCCGGTATCCCTGGAGCTTTTGGGGGAAGCGCGCCGTTTGGCGGCTAGGATGCAGGTTCCCGTAGCGGCAGTGCTTTTCGGCCACCAGGTCCAGGAGCTAACCGCCGGGTTGATTGCCGGCGGGGCCGATAAGGTCTATCTGGTGGATCATCCCCGCCTGGCGGATTTCGTTGAGGAACCCTATGCTGCCGCCCTGACGGCTTTGGCCAGGCGCGAGCAGCCTGAGATCATCCTGGCCGGGGCCACCTATTTGGGGCGGGCCTTCATTCCCAGGGTCGCTGCTCTGCTAGATACCGGCCTTACCGCTGACTGCACCGCCTTTGACCTCGAGACGGAGACCAACCTACTGCTGCAAACCAGGCCGGCCTTCGGCGGCAACATCATGGCCACCATCCTCACACCCCGGTCATATCCCCAGATGGCCACCGTGCGGCCTCGCGTCATGAAAAAACTTGCTCTGCAATCGGATCGGGAGGGAACCGTCATCCCGGTCAGATTGGAGGAGTTGGAACAGCCTTTCCGCTCTCGCTTTTTAGAGACGGTTTCCGAAATCACCGAAGCCATCCCCTTGGGCGAAGCCGAGGTTATTGTCGCCGGGGGGCGGGGACTGCAGGATGGCAAGAACTTCCAACTCCTTGAAGAACTGGCTGACCTCTTGGGAGGGGCGGTAGGAGCTACCCGGGCCGCAGTTGACGCTGGCTGGATTTCTTATCAGCATCAGATCGGCCAGACCGGGAAAACCGTGGCCCCGCGGCTCTATTTCGCCTGTGGTATTTCAGGCGCGGCGCAACACCTGGTGGGAATGCAGTCGTCGGATTTTATTGTCGCCATCAACAGTGATCCTCAGGCACCTATCTTTCAGATTGCCGACATCGGTCTAGTGGGGGATATGTTTGAGATCATTCCGGCTCTGATTCAACAGATCAAGGCCAGCCGCTGA
- the fabG gene encoding 3-oxoacyl-[acyl-carrier-protein] reductase produces MSDIHRVALVTGASRGIGRACVIALAQPKMMLYVNDVANFDQAAETCEQARAQGAQAEVLGFNVADPADVTAAVDTIVKSQGRLDILVNNAGIARDNLIARLKEQDWDQVLNVNLKGAFNCIKAATRPMMKQRWGRIISLSSVVAFMGNPGQANYAASKAGLVGLTKAAARELASRQITVNAIAPGFIATDMTAGLPEKIQADMLAQIPLNRFGAPEEVAALVAFLASEAAGYITGEVIHINGGLIMA; encoded by the coding sequence TTGAGTGATATACATCGCGTTGCACTGGTGACTGGCGCTTCACGAGGTATCGGGCGGGCTTGTGTCATCGCCCTGGCCCAACCTAAGATGATGCTCTACGTGAACGACGTGGCCAATTTTGATCAGGCGGCTGAGACCTGTGAACAGGCGCGGGCCCAAGGCGCCCAAGCCGAGGTGCTCGGTTTCAATGTTGCCGATCCTGCCGATGTTACCGCCGCCGTCGACACCATCGTTAAGAGTCAAGGCCGCCTCGATATTCTGGTCAACAACGCCGGTATTGCCAGAGACAATCTAATTGCCCGACTGAAAGAGCAGGACTGGGACCAGGTGCTGAACGTTAATCTGAAGGGCGCCTTCAATTGCATCAAGGCTGCCACCCGCCCCATGATGAAACAGCGGTGGGGCCGCATTATCAGCCTCTCCTCGGTGGTGGCCTTTATGGGCAATCCTGGGCAGGCCAATTATGCCGCCTCAAAGGCCGGGTTGGTGGGTTTAACCAAGGCCGCAGCCCGGGAGTTGGCCTCTCGCCAGATAACGGTCAATGCCATTGCCCCAGGTTTTATTGCTACCGACATGACCGCCGGGCTACCCGAAAAGATTCAAGCCGACATGTTGGCTCAGATTCCGCTCAACCGGTTCGGTGCTCCAGAAGAAGTTGCCGCGCTGGTTGCTTTCCTGGCTTCCGAAGCGGCCGGATATATCACCGGCGAAGTCATTCACATCAACGGCGGCTTGATTATGGCATAA
- the acpP gene encoding acyl carrier protein has product MSDMEERVINIIADRLGVDKSEVVPEAAFIDDLGADSLDLVELIMAMEEEFDLEIADEEAEKLRTVQDVINYIKAHS; this is encoded by the coding sequence ATGTCAGACATGGAAGAGCGAGTAATAAATATCATTGCAGACCGGTTGGGGGTTGATAAATCTGAAGTCGTACCCGAAGCTGCTTTTATTGATGACCTGGGGGCTGATTCTCTTGACCTGGTAGAATTAATTATGGCCATGGAAGAGGAGTTTGACTTGGAGATTGCCGATGAAGAAGCCGAAAAACTGAGGACTGTCCAGGATGTAATCAATTACATCAAAGCTCACTCATAA
- the fabF gene encoding beta-ketoacyl-ACP synthase II, whose amino-acid sequence MAARARVVVTGLGMITPLGIGVKPTWSGLIAGKSGIGPITSFDATGFDTTIAGEVKDFRPEEFISTKLIKRMDRFTQLAVASAVQAMTDAGLEITPALQPLIGVIVGVGLGGLATIEKYHSVLLEKGPKKISPFFIPMLIANMAPGMVAMHFGAQGPNTSTVTACASGAHAIGDAFKTIQRGAAQAMIAGGVESVITPLAVGGFNALKALSTRNHEPERASRPFDRDRDGFVMAEGGGILILEELEFARARGARIYAEIVGYGLSGDAYHMTAPSPDGAGAILSIQHALTDAGLTPEDVDHINAHGTSTGLNDASETMAIKRVFGKRAYNIPISATKSMTGHLLGGAGAIEAVISVLSLLHGIAPPTINYETPDPDCDLDYVPNRARSLPMRVIMSNSFGFGGANAVLIFRQFNG is encoded by the coding sequence TTGGCAGCGCGCGCACGGGTCGTGGTCACCGGCCTGGGAATGATAACGCCATTGGGAATCGGGGTTAAGCCGACCTGGAGCGGTTTAATCGCCGGCAAATCCGGCATTGGACCGATCACTAGTTTCGACGCCACCGGCTTTGACACTACCATTGCCGGGGAAGTCAAAGACTTCCGCCCCGAGGAGTTTATCTCAACAAAATTGATTAAGCGGATGGACCGCTTTACGCAATTAGCGGTAGCGTCCGCAGTACAAGCGATGACGGATGCCGGTTTGGAGATTACCCCGGCTTTGCAGCCCCTGATCGGCGTTATCGTGGGCGTTGGTCTGGGGGGATTGGCCACCATTGAGAAATATCATTCCGTTTTACTGGAAAAAGGCCCTAAAAAGATCAGCCCCTTCTTCATTCCGATGCTCATCGCCAATATGGCACCGGGTATGGTGGCCATGCACTTTGGGGCCCAGGGGCCGAACACCTCCACGGTAACCGCCTGTGCTTCGGGAGCCCACGCTATTGGCGATGCCTTTAAGACCATCCAGCGGGGCGCGGCCCAGGCCATGATTGCCGGCGGCGTTGAATCGGTCATCACCCCCCTGGCGGTAGGGGGATTTAACGCCCTCAAAGCCCTCTCCACTCGCAACCACGAGCCTGAACGGGCTTCCCGTCCCTTTGATCGGGATCGGGACGGCTTTGTCATGGCCGAAGGCGGTGGTATCCTGATCCTGGAAGAATTGGAGTTTGCTCGCGCCCGCGGTGCTAGAATCTATGCGGAGATTGTCGGTTACGGGCTGTCCGGTGATGCCTATCACATGACCGCTCCCTCTCCCGATGGCGCCGGTGCTATTTTGAGTATCCAACATGCCCTAACCGATGCCGGCCTCACCCCGGAAGACGTAGATCATATCAACGCCCATGGCACCTCCACGGGGTTGAACGACGCTTCCGAGACTATGGCTATTAAAAGGGTCTTTGGGAAACGCGCCTACAATATTCCCATCAGTGCCACTAAATCCATGACCGGCCATCTCCTGGGGGGAGCCGGGGCCATAGAGGCGGTTATCTCGGTTCTGAGCCTGTTGCATGGTATCGCGCCGCCCACCATTAACTATGAAACCCCTGATCCAGACTGTGATCTTGACTACGTTCCCAATCGGGCCCGCTCCTTACCCATGCGGGTGATTATGTCCAATTCCTTCGGCTTCGGCGGTGCCAATGCCGTGCTAATATTTAGACAATTTAACGGATAG
- the rpiB gene encoding ribose 5-phosphate isomerase B produces the protein MANIFLGSDHAGFGLKKEIIDLLQNMSLFVLDMGCDSETISVDYPLYARKVVEAVLANPENRGILICGTGLGMSVAANRFPGIRAALCQELYTAKMSRLHNDANILVMGGRIVGSGLGREIVRVWLSTPFEGGRHQERLNIIDSWHPDPKDHL, from the coding sequence ATGGCAAACATCTTTTTAGGCTCGGATCACGCCGGCTTCGGGTTAAAAAAAGAGATCATCGATCTTTTGCAGAATATGTCCCTGTTCGTCCTGGATATGGGTTGCGATAGCGAAACCATTTCGGTTGACTATCCCCTCTATGCCAGAAAAGTGGTTGAGGCGGTTTTGGCGAATCCGGAGAATCGCGGCATTCTCATCTGCGGCACCGGGTTGGGCATGTCTGTTGCTGCAAATCGTTTCCCCGGCATTCGCGCCGCCCTCTGCCAAGAGCTCTATACTGCCAAGATGAGCCGTCTCCATAACGACGCCAATATTCTCGTGATGGGGGGGCGCATCGTCGGCAGCGGTTTAGGACGCGAGATCGTACGCGTCTGGCTCAGCACTCCTTTCGAGGGAGGACGCCATCAGGAGCGTCTCAATATCATCGATTCCTGGCACCCCGATCCCAAAGATCATTTGTAA
- the glyA gene encoding serine hydroxymethyltransferase, with the protein MSSLAQIDPEIYAAIQQEEQRQLTKLELIASENFVSPAVLEAQGSILTHKYAEGYPGRRYYGGCEHVDTAETLAINRAKQLFGVEYVNVQPHSGTQANMAIYFAFLKPGDAILGMDLAHGGHLSHGAAVNFSGQLYRSLSYGVKKDSGEIDFEGIEACLKKHRPRMLVAGASAYPRTLDFERFAQLARHYGALLMVDIAHIAGLVAAGLHPSPTPSADFITSTTHKTLRGPRGGLILAQNREIELQGKQEFYAQRLDFYLFPGIQGGPLMHTIAAKAVAFQEALRPAFKRYQQQILLNARTMAEEFLQRGYKLVTGGTDNHLLLIDLSKTGLTGQQAEIALDQAGITVNKNRIPFDPRPAKVTSGIRIGTPALTTRGMKAPEMRQVVDFIHRALSAPTDVSSLEHLQKEVKDFCRTYPLFSPEWYCEVQ; encoded by the coding sequence ATGAGTTCCTTGGCTCAGATCGACCCCGAGATCTATGCTGCCATTCAACAAGAAGAACAGCGCCAGCTTACCAAATTAGAGCTTATTGCTTCAGAGAATTTTGTCAGCCCGGCGGTACTGGAGGCCCAAGGTTCTATCCTGACCCATAAGTACGCTGAAGGCTATCCCGGACGCCGTTATTACGGCGGCTGTGAGCATGTGGACACGGCCGAAACCCTGGCGATCAACCGGGCCAAACAACTGTTCGGGGTCGAATATGTCAACGTCCAGCCCCACTCCGGCACCCAGGCCAACATGGCTATCTATTTTGCCTTTTTAAAGCCCGGAGACGCTATTTTGGGGATGGATCTGGCCCACGGCGGGCATCTCTCCCACGGTGCCGCAGTCAACTTTTCCGGTCAGCTCTATAGATCATTATCCTATGGCGTAAAGAAAGATTCAGGGGAGATTGATTTTGAGGGCATCGAGGCCTGTTTAAAAAAACACCGGCCCAGAATGCTGGTAGCCGGTGCCAGCGCTTACCCCCGGACCCTGGACTTTGAACGCTTCGCACAACTGGCCAGGCACTATGGCGCCCTTCTCATGGTGGACATCGCCCACATTGCCGGTCTGGTAGCAGCCGGACTGCATCCCTCGCCGACACCGTCGGCCGATTTCATTACCTCTACCACTCATAAAACCTTGCGCGGCCCCCGGGGGGGGCTGATTTTGGCCCAAAATCGGGAGATCGAGCTTCAGGGAAAACAAGAGTTTTATGCCCAGAGATTGGATTTCTACCTCTTCCCCGGTATTCAGGGCGGTCCTTTAATGCATACCATCGCCGCTAAGGCGGTGGCCTTTCAAGAAGCCCTGCGTCCCGCCTTTAAACGGTATCAGCAGCAGATTCTGCTCAACGCCCGCACCATGGCTGAAGAATTTCTCCAGCGGGGCTATAAGCTGGTAACCGGCGGCACCGACAATCACCTGCTCCTCATCGATCTGAGCAAGACCGGCCTCACCGGACAACAGGCCGAAATAGCGCTGGATCAGGCCGGTATTACGGTGAACAAGAATCGCATCCCCTTTGACCCGAGGCCGGCCAAAGTCACCAGCGGCATCCGTATCGGCACCCCAGCCCTCACCACCCGGGGGATGAAAGCGCCGGAAATGCGCCAGGTCGTTGATTTTATTCATCGGGCCCTCTCGGCACCCACCGATGTCAGCAGCCTGGAACATCTGCAGAAAGAGGTAAAAGACTTCTGCCGCACCTATCCCCTTTTCTCACCGGAATGGTATTGTGAGGTGCAGTGA